Below is a genomic region from Spartinivicinus marinus.
TGCCAGCCCCATATAGCCGATGGCTTTGTACCGCTGGAATAGCACGAATAGGGCCACCATTAGGTATTTTTAGTTTGTTACGATAGTAATTGAGTACTTCTGTTTTACCTGTTGGGTGAGTTATTCTTTTGATTACCCGGCAACTATTAATCGTGTCGTATTCAATACTCGAACTTGTACCATCTGGCCATTGAATACGCCTGAGTTCACTTCGGGTTAGAAACAGCTCTATTTTACGGTTATCTGCACCTGTAAATACAACTTTGCTATTGTTGTAGCTAACCGATAATGCTCGATCACTACCATCTGATATTGTTTGAATAAGCCCTTTTCGTGTAGGTGTTTGATAAGTAATGATCAGTTCTCTACCATCAGGTGCCGTAATTTTTTCTAAAAAACCGTCTTGGTTTAACTGTTCTGTTGTTCCATCCTTCTGAAGAATTTTTATTTTTTTATCATTACTCGTATCAACTTTAAATGCCTTTAATTTGCAGTATTTTAACTGACTTTCGCTACTGCTTCGTTGAGACTCTATCTGATATGCCTGCCCACTTGATAAATAAATTTTTTTATTAGCACTATCATAATAAGGTAGATTAATTAACCAACCCTTGCCATACCCTTGATTTGATTGGCTAAGACTATTATAACTGATTACTAAATCAATTATTGGACCATTAAGTGTATTGCCAAGATATGAAAGTAGATTTATTGAAAAGTGAAATTGCCCAGTGCGAGGATCGACCTTACCTGATAAATACTGCGACAAATTAAATGCATTAGAAAATAGATTATTCATAAACGGCCAGCTTTACTACTACTTGATATTAAGGAAAAATATATTTCTGTAAAACACGTTTGCACTATAGAAACACTGTCATTTAATTGCTATTTATTTCTATAAAAGCTAGGTAATACAGAATGTGCTGTTACAAAAGGAGTATGATAAATAGCCGCAGAGCTTTGAACTGATGTGCGGGCAACCTGTGAAGCACCTCGTCCAATAATATTCGTTGTCGTTCTTCTAAAGCCCGTTAATGGAGTAAATACTCGACTAAGGTCTCGGCTATGATTAATTGCCCGATAATAACCCGTTGCTGCTCTAACAGTTCTACCTGTATGATTTGCTAATAATTGAGCAGAAGAAACTTTACGTCCAAATGCACCAAAACAGGTAGCTAAATCGATGGTATCTGAACCTGCTACCACCGGAGCCATTTCACTTAGTCTGGCACCACTCACTGCTAACTTATTATTAAATTTAACCACGGTATTAAATGGATAGCCATGACCTCGAATTAAACCACTTCTTACACTAACCCCTCCCATTCGGTGCGTAAGTGGCATCAAGTTCTCTTCCATGACCAACTCTGTTGCAAAGCCTCGTTTAAGACTGTTAACCGCCGCTTTACCAATGCCATAGCCTACGGCTCCTGTTACTAGACTACCCACCCCTAAGCCCAAAGAGACCCAACCTAACACTGACGATGTTTCTGGGTCACTTTCTTCAAGTGCAGCAGAAGCAATCCCAGTTGCTGACGAGGCAACCCCGAGTACTGATGAGGTAATCCCAAGTGCGCTTGAAATAATTGAAGCCGTTGTACCACCAAATGAGGCTATAGCGACTGCCGCTGAAATACCTACGCCTAGTGTAGCCAGTGATATTATAAGACCTAGCACTCCAAGCCCTATACCTAAACCCGCCTGCCAACTGATATGCCCTGTAGGATCTACTCGATTAATTGGGTCTCCTAAAGTATAGGTATATGTATTAATACCTCCTTCACCAAAAGGACTTAAACTATCAGCTACATGAAAACGCATCAGGCGTGGGTTATAAGCACGATATCCTTGGCCTAAATGATAAAGATTAGTCACTGGGTCCAGTCGTTGACCATTAAATCGTATTGGGTTCTGAAATATAAGTGAATGGCTATCACTGCTTGAGCTCGATTGAGTAGAGCCCAAGGCAAATGAATGATGTAACCCTAAAGCAGAACCTGAAGCTAGGATAGAAAAATTGACTAAGAACTGTCGACGAGATGAATTAAATGTCGGTGATAATCTAGGAAAACAGAGCTTCTGATTGATTAAACTCAATTTAAAATTTTTTAGCATAAAAAAATCCTGCTAAATATAGCAATATAAGGCACATACTAGTTTAATCTATTTTTTATAACTCTCTAGTATTTGATACTTAACAATCAACCGTTTTTCATTACAGCTAAACAATAACATAAGACAAATGATCTTTAAATTAAAAATATCGCATCATAACTGATATATAAAAATTACTGTCTTTTTTTATACATCAATTGCTATATATCTTTCAGAAAAAGCACGCCCTGCACAATCTGTTAACAATAAAAATATGCCCTACAAATAAAAACCTTTAACACTAATCCAACAACTATTTTTTGATATTAATCAATAAATACTTATATAAAATAAAATTCAGGATTACTTTACCGACAAACTAAGGTCATCAATGAGTATACTGCACTCCAAGACTGGTCATTCTACTTAACTCGCGCACTGATACTGTATGTAGCCTCGGTTTTTTTGTTGCAGTAATTGACATGCTTTGAGCTTAGGACCAATGATGGTTTTATAGCGTAGCATTGCCAATTCTTCAGGTCTGACAGCAAAAACGTATTAGCTCGGACATAACTGAGGATAGTAGTTGGGTGAGACATGCCCTGTACCCTAGCTATACCTGTTTAATACTGGATTCACTCCCTCTTCAAAACATTTTCGATTACAGCATTTGCAGCTACTTGACCTGAGCGCACTGCACCATCCATGCAGGCAAACCATTTGCTTGCTGTTTCAATCACTGTAATCCTCAACAAGGGTGAAACTGTTGAGATTATGCCATCAGGGCTTTATTCAGCACTCACGCACAGTTGCCAAGGGAATACATATTTATGAGCTAATCGCCAAGAGGATCAAAAAGAGTGAGCTAACTACTTTCTTCGAGTTTGGACTAAAATACTATTGATCATATAAGAAGTTGAATTATGTTGAACTTTATAAAGCTATTTACTTACATAATATGTCTATATATATTGAGCTCATTCTGTGCTATTAATGCACAAGAGCTAAGCACAATAATATCAGGGGCACCACGCGCTGTTTGGTATACAACTGCTCTAAATGCAGAGAAAGCGTTAACTCAAACTGATACAGCTGAAAATACAGATCATAATCAAAAGGGTACTAGCTCTATTATTGCAATTTTTGATTATGATAGAAGAGATGCTAATGAGCGGACTGTTGCAAGCTATATTGAAGATAAAATTTTGAGCTACGACAATAAAGTTATAGTGAAGCAGTTTTCAGGAGAGAATGACAATAATGCAAGCATAAAAACTTTACACTACCTTGATTCATCAAATTATAAATTAATAATCACCATCACCTCAGATGCAATGAGCCTCGCAAGATATATTGTAAAACAAACACCTATGTTATTTACTTACTAATGTAAATAATCCAACACTTCTCGGTATTAATAATCTATTAAAACCTGGAGGCAATATCTCAGGCGTATCATATTATGTACAAATTGAAAGGCAACTTCGTTTTTTCCAAAAAATAATTCCCAATATGGATACAATTGGTGTAATATTTGACGCTAAAAACAAATCAAGATATGTGGAAGCAGGTGAGTGTAGAGATGCCTTTAAAAAACTACAAATAAAATTTTTATATAAATTAATCGACACAAAACTAGATTTACCTAAGGCTGCACAAGAGCTTATTGATCAGAATGTAGATGCGATAATAGCAGCCTCTAGCGAAGTTGTTTATAATAACATATATTTAATTAAACCTATAACAGACAAAAACAAAATACCTATATTCTCTTTCAATATGAAATGGGTAAAGAATGGTGCTATAGCAGCATTGAGTAGTGACTACTATTTAATGGTAGATGAACTACTAATCCCCATGATTAAACAAGTAATATATGAGTCAAAAAGCCCAGGAAATATACCTATCGGCTTCTTAAGCAAACATATTAAATCTATTAATGCAACACAGGCTGGTATAATTACTCAAGCAGATAATATTTTTTAACCAGTTTAATCTCCTTAAAATATCTTCTATATGCTATATAAGCCACAGGCATTATAGTCCAATCTAGCCACTCTTGGTGCTGTCTTATCTAAATAAAAGTAACCACGCACTATCAGTATATTAAAAACTATCCATTCAAGAGTTGCTTTATTTATGGCAGTACCCTTTACATAAAAAAGCATATCCATAAAAAAATTTACATTAACCATAAGATTGATATAGTATTCTTATGCAGAATTATATGTACAATCTCACATATAACAATATACTTCATAAAATGGCTTTATTTTAGTTATGACCATTAAAAAGTATTGCTTACCGAAGCATACTTAACCTGTAACCAAAGCCAACTATCAATAAAATAAGGATCTGATTTGTGAAATTATTTCTTGGAATTCTAGCTTTCTTGATATCAACCCACAGTTCAATAGCAGAAGAACTAATAGTTAGTAAGAATGAACTATGTGGTAACAGTCCAACTGAAGTATGCAGTTTAGAATATGATAATTATCTACTGGCGCGCGAAGTCAGAGATTTGCTGTATAAAAGGAAATGGCTGATCGCTACAGCAGAAAGCATTACTGGTGGAAACTTAGCAGGAACTTTGAGTAAAGTACATTGGGCTGGAGGTGCTTTAGGTGGAGGAATTATTTCATATAGTACGTCCGTTAAAAATGCTTTACTTGGGGTACAGAATGAAACCAATTGTGGAGTAATTAATAATCAAACAGCTCTTGAAATGGTCTATGGTTTAGAGCTCCAAATGTCTCAAGCTAATTTGTTTCTTGAAAAAAACGAAAAGTCAGAACATTTTAATGCATATGTGAGCTTATCTGGTCTAAGTACTCACGCATGTAATGCTAGCCCTAAAGTACATATTGCAATAAAACTTGCAAGACACCCAGCAAAAGTCAGAGAGTTTTCGCTGTCTGATCAATATAAAAATAACAGTATTGAAAGAATTTATAACATTCATAAGACTATTGGAATTACACTTAGGTGGCTCAAGTTAGAGCTATTAAACTTTCAAGACTACAGCAATTTTACTGAACAACATAACAGTAAGCAAATCCAGAATTAACCCAAACTAAATACCTTTTATTACTTAAATCATAATTTGGATACTCCAGTTTATAATTAAACTAGCGCTATAACTCGCATAAAAAAAATGCTCAGATCTTGCGTTATCATAATATATCATGTGATAGTACAAGATCTGAGCTGGCAAATTATAATATACTTTAATCAGTAAAAACTGGGTAGCCCGCTGGTATAGTTTTATTTATTGTTTTTGTAAAATTTGAGTCTTTGAATTTAAAGCTTGCTTTACCATAGCTATAGCCATTAAATAAATCTCTCATTGTAGAGTTGGTTACACCATCCCCTTTCATTTCATACCAACTGACAATAGTTGGAGTTACCCAAGCGCCATTATAATATGGATTAGATACGCTTTCTCCTGAGTGTGCAAACCGAAAAGAGTGAGTTAAAGGTATTATTCCTACGTAAGGATCTGGGTCTTTATAGTAGACAACTTTAGGGTGATTACCCTCTTTTGGCACTCCACTCCAGGCACGCAAGGAGTAATCTCCGTGAGCACTAACTGCAACATGGGTTGGTTGTAAGTTGGTGAAATAAATAATGACCGTTTCTACATCATGCCTATGGCCTCCACCAACATAATTGGCGACCTGATCTTTCTCAAAATACAAGTCATATAAATGTGCTGAATAACTTACACCATTAATTGTTTGGCTAGTCCAACGATGGTAAGTATTTGATGCTGTTAGAAATTTATGTTTACGACAATCTCCAGTAATCGTACCAGAAGTTCCTAGACCACCATTTTTTTTACCTGTACGACTGATAGCAGCAGCAGGCAAACAGCTATTACCAGTAAAGTCAAACACTGGATAATATTGCTCAACTAATGATACTTGCGAAGCATCAGGTATACTTTGGTATGCTTTATCCAATGAAGGAAACTCATGCGCATAAGTAGATGAAAAACTTACAAGACTAATACCCAGCATCAAACATTTAACTGTAGATTTTGAGTAACTACTCATCGTTTTATTTTCTATGATATTGTTTATTATTGCCATGATCACATCTAAAAAATTAGTTAACGTTACACACAATAAATATTATTTTCTATCAATGATAAAGAGATAATACTTATGTGAACACTTATTCCATGAAAGCATTCTCATTACGAATAAATATACTGTAACATTAAATTAGTAAGAGAGCATACTGCTACACGACATAGGTATGAGCAAACTTCATTAAACATCATAAGTACACTTATCTATTTCCGTAATACTTGTAGAAATATTGTCGCTTTAAGAGCGCGAAACCAAAGCAATAGCTCGTGAAATTTAACGTAAATAGTTGTAAGCAATCACCTTGCTTAATAAACAAACTAGAATAACTAAAAATATTTATCACTTTATATACACTTCTTATCGCAGTGGCAACATGCTTAAGGACAATAAGATTATCTATCAATGACTATTGGGAAGTCACTATAACCCTTCTTTCCTTTAATAGCTTTAATAACTTTAATAACTTTAATATCCACCAATCAACCCCTTTTAGCGGACTGCAACAGGCAAGCACCAGTATACTTGATTTAGCATTATTATCTATTTCTACTGAGCTGTTTTTTCTAAAACTATCTTGTATTGCTTTATTCAAGAAAGCTGATTATGATATTAATAACTGTTCGTAATGTGACATCTAATAAGCTTGCTATTTCAACTACCAAAAGTCATTATTTCGAATTTTAGCATATGCCAGATCAACAGTTATAATTTAAATTTGCAACCATTAGCTGCAAACTCTAACATATTTCAAATTTATGATATTTCCCCCAAAAATCACATTATGCAAAAACTCTTTTTTTTAAATTATTAGCAAATCACAAGTATGCACTGCTAAACTAACATAAGGGCACCTCTAATAATTTCAGCAAAATATCACAACAATAATGAGCCATGATAACACTCACTAACAACTAAAAGCTCAAGGAAGAAAATATGTTGACTAAATTGATATGCTACCTATCCATTGTAATATCGCCTTTAAAGGCCTTGTTCATCGTTTCGGCCATATTGCCTAATAAACAGACAATCTAAGTATGACCAAGGAGCTTGTGCCAATATGTGAATCGGAAGAATAAGATAGTTGAAGTGTGTGGCTTGATCTAGGAAGATTTAGGTGCAAACAAAAATCAAGAACAAACCACACAAGAAGTATTAACTATCAATGGAGACGATAGAAAAATCAAGTCATCCAAACAAGAAAAAACGACAAGAAATAGTTCAAAATACCATCAATTTTGAAGCCTGTTTAAAGCGCACTAACAGCGAGCGGCAGGCAGCCAAAAAGCGTGATGAGCAATTACCTCAACGCAAACGAGGTCGCCCTATTGACTATGATAGTCATATAACTCAAGCGAAAGCAGAGGCAGAAGATGCAGAATTATCAGATAAAAGTTTAAAACGCATTGATAAGGCGAGCAAAAAGGTGGACACCATGGTAGCTACAATACTATTTTTCTGGATCACTGTTAATGCTTATTTCAAGCAATTGGGGTTGTCTACTGAGGGGAAGAATATGATTCGTGACCATCTGATCCCAATTTATTACCTTGCTGAAACGGCCAAAAAAGCGTCTAAAGCTGCTTTACGAAAAGACCTGGAAAACAAGAGCCAAGCGTTACGGGCAACACTCAACGAGGAACCCAGTTGGCAGTCTCTGACAGATTTGGAGAGAGAGCAGTATCACAACGCCAGGTTATTCCATCGATCGAGCTCTTGCGTAGAAGGCCGCAATGAGCAGCTATCGCTCAAGCAGCATAATTTGAAAAGAATGAGTAATAGCAAACTAAAAGCACTAACTGTCGTGCACAATTATTTTATAAAACGAGCTGATGGAACGACGGCCGCAGAAAGGTTCTTCGAAGAGAAGCCAATAGATTTATTTGAATACCTTATTGATCATTTAGATTATCCAGCTATGCCAGCTAAACGACGGAGGGCTGCATAGCACGTGGTGGCCGAAACGATGAACAAGGCCCTAAAGTTCAAATAAAGTGTGAGAGAGCAGCTACAACCCCAATACTTCAGCTTGCCAACTTTCTAAAACTATCTAAAGTACTGTTTATAGTAGTTAAGTTTTGCTAGTCTTTAGTTAATAGCACATTAACCTGCAATGTGCTTTTAATACGATTTATTAGAGTATCAAGTGAAAATTCCTATAAAGTCAAATTGGTATTTGTTAATTATCTTTTATCTAATTTTAAGTTCTTTTGTAAAAGCAAAAACAATTGGGTTGGTACCTGACCGCTTATACCCACCTTTTACCTTCGTCAAAGGGCACAACCCAGATGA
It encodes:
- a CDS encoding RHS repeat-associated core domain-containing protein gives rise to the protein MLKNFKLSLINQKLCFPRLSPTFNSSRRQFLVNFSILASGSALGLHHSFALGSTQSSSSSDSHSLIFQNPIRFNGQRLDPVTNLYHLGQGYRAYNPRLMRFHVADSLSPFGEGGINTYTYTLGDPINRVDPTGHISWQAGLGIGLGVLGLIISLATLGVGISAAVAIASFGGTTASIISSALGITSSVLGVASSATGIASAALEESDPETSSVLGWVSLGLGVGSLVTGAVGYGIGKAAVNSLKRGFATELVMEENLMPLTHRMGGVSVRSGLIRGHGYPFNTVVKFNNKLAVSGARLSEMAPVVAGSDTIDLATCFGAFGRKVSSAQLLANHTGRTVRAATGYYRAINHSRDLSRVFTPLTGFRRTTTNIIGRGASQVARTSVQSSAAIYHTPFVTAHSVLPSFYRNK
- a CDS encoding ABC transporter substrate binding protein; the encoded protein is MNNLLKPGGNISGVSYYVQIERQLRFFQKIIPNMDTIGVIFDAKNKSRYVEAGECRDAFKKLQIKFLYKLIDTKLDLPKAAQELIDQNVDAIIAASSEVVYNNIYLIKPITDKNKIPIFSFNMKWVKNGAIAALSSDYYLMVDELLIPMIKQVIYESKSPGNIPIGFLSKHIKSINATQAGIITQADNIF
- a CDS encoding CinA family protein, producing the protein MKLFLGILAFLISTHSSIAEELIVSKNELCGNSPTEVCSLEYDNYLLAREVRDLLYKRKWLIATAESITGGNLAGTLSKVHWAGGALGGGIISYSTSVKNALLGVQNETNCGVINNQTALEMVYGLELQMSQANLFLEKNEKSEHFNAYVSLSGLSTHACNASPKVHIAIKLARHPAKVREFSLSDQYKNNSIERIYNIHKTIGITLRWLKLELLNFQDYSNFTEQHNSKQIQN
- a CDS encoding NPP1 family protein yields the protein MAIINNIIENKTMSSYSKSTVKCLMLGISLVSFSSTYAHEFPSLDKAYQSIPDASQVSLVEQYYPVFDFTGNSCLPAAAISRTGKKNGGLGTSGTITGDCRKHKFLTASNTYHRWTSQTINGVSYSAHLYDLYFEKDQVANYVGGGHRHDVETVIIYFTNLQPTHVAVSAHGDYSLRAWSGVPKEGNHPKVVYYKDPDPYVGIIPLTHSFRFAHSGESVSNPYYNGAWVTPTIVSWYEMKGDGVTNSTMRDLFNGYSYGKASFKFKDSNFTKTINKTIPAGYPVFTD
- a CDS encoding DUF6399 domain-containing protein — encoded protein: METIEKSSHPNKKKRQEIVQNTINFEACLKRTNSERQAAKKRDEQLPQRKRGRPIDYDSHITQAKAEAEDAELSDKSLKRIDKASKKVDTMVATILFFWITVNAYFKQLGLSTEGKNMIRDHLIPIYYLAETAKKASKAALRKDLENKSQALRATLNEEPSWQSLTDLEREQYHNARLFHRSSSCVEGRNEQLSLKQHNLKRMSNSKLKALTVVHNYFIKRADGTTAAERFFEEKPIDLFEYLIDHLDYPAMPAKRRRAA